Proteins encoded within one genomic window of Variovorax sp. OAS795:
- the ispG gene encoding flavodoxin-dependent (E)-4-hydroxy-3-methylbut-2-enyl-diphosphate synthase yields MTDCTPQPIESAAPRARRSRQAQVVWGARTVTVGGDAPVRVQSMTNTDTVDAIGTAIQVKELAIAGSEMVRITVNTPEAAAQVPYIREQLDRMGIDVPLIGDFHYNGHRLLTDYPACAEALSKYRINPGNVGKGDKRDRQFGQMIDAAMRWNKPVRIGVNWGSLDQELLASLMDINSQRAEPWDAKQVMYEALITSAIESAKLAESMGMAGNQVILSCKVSGVQDLISVYRELARRCDYALHLGLTEAGMGTKGTVASATALSILLQEGIGDTIRVSLTPQPGESRTQEVLIANEILQALGLRVFVPSVTACPGCGRTTSTTFQELAKQIDDYLRQQMPVWRKKYPGVETMKVAVMGCIVNGPGESKHADIGISLPGTGEAPAAPVFIDGEKALTLRGDNIANEFHQLVENYIEKRFGGEHAALA; encoded by the coding sequence GTGACCGACTGTACCCCGCAACCCATCGAATCCGCGGCGCCCAGGGCGCGCCGCTCGCGCCAGGCCCAGGTGGTCTGGGGCGCGCGCACCGTCACCGTGGGCGGCGATGCGCCGGTGCGGGTCCAGTCCATGACCAACACCGACACGGTCGATGCCATCGGCACGGCCATCCAGGTGAAGGAGCTGGCCATCGCTGGCTCCGAGATGGTCCGCATCACGGTCAACACGCCCGAAGCCGCGGCCCAGGTGCCGTACATCCGCGAGCAGCTCGACCGCATGGGCATCGACGTGCCGCTGATCGGCGACTTCCACTACAACGGCCACCGCCTGCTCACCGACTATCCGGCCTGCGCCGAGGCATTGAGCAAGTACCGCATCAATCCCGGCAACGTGGGCAAGGGCGACAAGCGCGACCGCCAGTTCGGCCAGATGATCGATGCGGCCATGCGCTGGAACAAGCCCGTGCGCATCGGCGTCAACTGGGGCAGCCTCGACCAGGAGCTGCTCGCCAGCCTGATGGACATCAACAGCCAGCGCGCCGAACCGTGGGACGCCAAGCAGGTGATGTACGAGGCGCTCATCACCTCGGCCATCGAATCCGCCAAGCTGGCCGAGTCGATGGGCATGGCCGGCAACCAGGTCATCCTGTCTTGCAAGGTGAGCGGCGTGCAAGACCTGATCTCGGTCTACCGCGAGCTTGCCAGGCGCTGCGACTACGCGCTGCACCTGGGCCTCACCGAAGCCGGCATGGGCACCAAGGGCACCGTGGCATCGGCCACGGCGCTTTCCATCCTGCTGCAGGAGGGCATCGGCGACACGATCCGCGTTTCGCTCACGCCGCAGCCGGGCGAGTCGCGCACGCAAGAGGTGCTCATCGCCAACGAAATCCTGCAGGCGCTGGGCCTGCGCGTGTTCGTGCCGAGCGTCACGGCCTGCCCGGGCTGCGGCCGCACCACCAGCACCACCTTCCAGGAACTCGCCAAGCAGATCGACGACTACCTGCGCCAGCAGATGCCGGTCTGGCGCAAGAAGTACCCGGGCGTGGAAACGATGAAGGTGGCCGTCATGGGCTGCATCGTCAACGGCCCCGGCGAGAGCAAGCATGCGGACATCGGCATCAGCCTGCCCGGCACCGGCGAGGCGCCCGCCGCGCCGGTCTTCATCGACGGCGAAAAGGCCCTCACGCTGCGCGGCGACAATATCGCCAACGAGTTCCACCAGCTCGTCGAAAACTACATCGAAAAGCGCTTTGGCGGCGAGCACGCTGCCCTGGCCTGA
- the hisS gene encoding histidine--tRNA ligase, with amino-acid sequence MAEKLNAVKGMNDILPPESARWEWLEATVRDLMGRFAYRNVRTPILEHTALFVRGIGEVTDIVEKEMYSFQDRSDKYGDNDHLTLRPENTAGLVRAVIEHNMLYDGGKRLWYTGPMFRREKPQRGRFRQFHQIGAEALGFAGPDVDAELILLANALWKAIGLTDVRLELNSLGQPAERALHRAQLIAHFEKHADALDEDGKRRLHSNPLRILDTKNPAMKEVVESAPRLIDFLGAESLAHFEGLKAILDANGVAYTINPRLVRGLDYYNLSVFEFVTDRLGSQGTVCAGGRYDDLIAQIGGKPAPAVGWAMGVERVLDLMKEQGTDIAAPAPDVYAVVPDAAAMPVVLRTLQQLREAGVRVQMHAATADGMGSFKSQFKKADASGATYALIFGADELARGEATLKSLRDGSGAQTARPLAEVATWAATLQSPASNT; translated from the coding sequence ATGGCTGAAAAATTGAATGCCGTCAAAGGCATGAACGACATATTGCCGCCCGAATCGGCGCGCTGGGAGTGGCTCGAGGCCACCGTGCGCGACCTGATGGGCCGCTTTGCGTACCGCAACGTGCGCACGCCGATCCTGGAGCACACGGCGCTATTCGTGCGCGGCATCGGCGAGGTGACCGACATCGTCGAGAAGGAGATGTACTCCTTCCAGGACCGCTCCGACAAGTACGGCGACAACGATCACCTGACGCTCCGGCCCGAGAACACCGCGGGCTTGGTGCGCGCGGTGATCGAGCACAACATGCTGTACGACGGCGGCAAGCGCCTCTGGTACACGGGCCCGATGTTCCGGCGCGAGAAGCCGCAGCGCGGGCGCTTTCGCCAGTTCCACCAGATCGGCGCCGAGGCCCTCGGCTTTGCCGGGCCCGACGTGGATGCCGAGCTGATCCTGCTGGCCAACGCCCTGTGGAAGGCCATCGGACTCACGGACGTTCGACTGGAGCTCAACAGCCTGGGGCAGCCCGCCGAGCGCGCGCTGCACCGTGCGCAGCTCATCGCCCACTTCGAGAAGCACGCCGACGCACTCGACGAGGACGGCAAGCGCCGCCTGCACAGCAATCCGCTGCGCATTCTCGACACCAAGAATCCGGCGATGAAGGAGGTGGTCGAGTCCGCCCCCCGGCTCATCGACTTCCTCGGTGCCGAATCGCTGGCCCACTTCGAAGGGCTCAAGGCCATCCTCGATGCCAATGGCGTGGCCTACACCATCAATCCGCGGCTGGTGCGCGGGCTCGACTACTACAACCTCAGCGTGTTCGAGTTCGTCACCGACCGGCTGGGTTCGCAGGGCACGGTGTGCGCCGGCGGCCGCTACGACGATCTCATTGCGCAGATCGGCGGCAAGCCGGCGCCGGCAGTGGGCTGGGCCATGGGCGTCGAGCGCGTGCTCGACCTGATGAAGGAGCAGGGCACCGACATTGCAGCACCGGCGCCCGACGTCTACGCCGTGGTGCCCGATGCCGCGGCCATGCCCGTGGTTCTGCGCACGCTGCAGCAGTTGCGCGAGGCTGGTGTGCGGGTGCAGATGCATGCGGCCACGGCCGACGGCATGGGCAGCTTCAAGTCCCAGTTCAAGAAGGCCGACGCCAGCGGCGCCACCTATGCGCTGATCTTCGGTGCCGATGAACTTGCGCGCGGCGAAGCGACTCTCAAGTCGCTGCGCGACGGCAGCGGCGCCCAGACCGCCCGGCCGCTGGCCGAAGTGGCCACCTGGGCCGCCACCCTACAATCGCCGGCTTCCAACACCTGA
- a CDS encoding tetratricopeptide repeat protein: MATNLDLDEQEQLDQLKHFWNTYGTLITWVVLLVAGAFVAWNGWQYFQRNKAAQAAALYDEVERSTQSGDVERIQRVLGDMKERFAGTAYAQQAGLLAAKTLYEKGNLDASRAALGWVAQSAVDPGYQAVAKLRLAAELLDAKSYDEALKQLSGNVPKEFEPLVADRKGDVYMAQGKRAEAQAEYRKAWTGLGATSDYRRLVEFKLNAAGVDPKSLAPVITVTPAAPKTS; encoded by the coding sequence ATGGCAACCAACCTCGATCTCGACGAACAGGAACAGCTCGACCAGCTCAAGCATTTCTGGAACACCTACGGCACCCTGATCACCTGGGTGGTGCTGCTCGTGGCCGGTGCCTTCGTGGCCTGGAACGGCTGGCAGTATTTCCAGCGCAACAAGGCCGCGCAGGCTGCCGCGCTCTACGACGAGGTCGAGCGCAGCACGCAGTCCGGCGACGTGGAACGCATCCAGCGCGTGCTGGGGGACATGAAGGAGCGCTTTGCCGGCACGGCCTATGCGCAGCAAGCCGGCTTGCTGGCTGCCAAGACGCTCTACGAGAAGGGCAATCTCGACGCTTCGCGCGCGGCCCTCGGCTGGGTGGCGCAAAGCGCCGTCGACCCGGGCTACCAGGCGGTCGCCAAGCTGCGGCTCGCGGCCGAGCTGCTGGACGCCAAGTCCTACGACGAAGCGCTCAAGCAGCTCTCGGGCAACGTGCCCAAGGAATTCGAACCGCTGGTGGCCGACCGCAAGGGCGACGTCTACATGGCCCAAGGCAAGCGCGCTGAAGCGCAGGCCGAATACCGCAAGGCCTGGACCGGCCTTGGCGCGACTTCCGACTACCGCCGCCTGGTGGAGTTCAAGCTCAACGCGGCCGGCGTCGACCCGAAGAGCCTGGCACCCGTGATCACCGTCACGCCAGCAGCCCCCAAAACTTCCTGA
- the bamB gene encoding outer membrane protein assembly factor BamB yields the protein MNFKRLLPGSSALRAGSALLLAATLAACSGTSKPKPAELPANPALFGVRQAWSVRIPAVSFPLATDVSGDIVTVAGSDGTVVAIDARAGRESWRANVGATLAAGVGSDGSLAAVVTTNNELVAIEGGKVLWKQRLSAQAFTAPLVAGRRVFVQTADRSVSAWDGQSGRRLWLQQRTAENLVLKKSGVLTAVGDTLVSGIGGRLVGINPANGTSRWEAPIAAPRGTNDVERLVDLTGSVSRVGDVICARAYYANVGCVDTARGQLLWSKPAVGAEGVSGDESFVYGTESDGSVVAWRRADGERAWQSTRFKNRVLTGPLAVGRSLVIGENTGTLHFVSREDGALLNRVTPDGSAIGVTPVMAGNTVVVVTANGGVFGFRPE from the coding sequence ATGAATTTCAAGCGTCTCTTGCCTGGATCGTCCGCCCTGCGCGCGGGCTCGGCCCTTCTGCTGGCCGCAACGCTGGCCGCCTGCTCCGGCACCAGCAAGCCCAAGCCGGCCGAACTGCCCGCCAACCCCGCGTTGTTTGGCGTGCGCCAGGCATGGAGCGTGCGCATTCCGGCCGTGAGCTTCCCGCTCGCCACCGACGTCAGCGGCGACATCGTCACCGTGGCCGGCAGCGATGGCACCGTGGTCGCCATCGACGCCCGCGCGGGCCGCGAAAGCTGGCGCGCCAACGTGGGTGCCACGCTGGCGGCCGGCGTCGGCAGCGATGGTTCGCTCGCCGCGGTGGTCACCACCAACAATGAGCTGGTGGCCATCGAAGGCGGCAAGGTGTTGTGGAAGCAGCGGCTCTCTGCGCAGGCCTTCACCGCGCCGCTGGTGGCCGGCCGGCGCGTGTTCGTGCAGACCGCCGATCGCAGCGTCAGCGCCTGGGACGGCCAGAGCGGCCGCCGCCTGTGGCTGCAGCAGCGCACCGCCGAGAATCTCGTGCTGAAGAAGTCGGGTGTCCTGACGGCAGTGGGCGACACGCTGGTGTCCGGCATCGGCGGCCGCCTGGTCGGCATCAACCCGGCCAATGGCACCTCGCGCTGGGAAGCGCCGATCGCGGCGCCGCGCGGCACCAACGACGTGGAGCGCCTGGTCGACCTCACCGGCAGCGTGAGCCGCGTCGGCGATGTCATCTGCGCACGGGCCTACTACGCCAATGTCGGCTGCGTCGACACGGCGCGCGGCCAGCTGCTCTGGAGCAAGCCCGCGGTGGGCGCCGAGGGCGTGAGCGGCGACGAAAGCTTTGTCTACGGCACCGAGAGCGACGGCAGCGTCGTGGCCTGGCGTCGTGCCGACGGCGAACGCGCCTGGCAGTCGACCCGCTTCAAGAATCGCGTCCTGACCGGACCGCTGGCCGTGGGCCGTTCGCTCGTCATCGGCGAAAACACCGGAACGCTGCACTTCGTTTCGCGCGAAGACGGCGCGCTGCTCAACCGCGTCACACCCGACGGCTCCGCCATTGGCGTGACCCCGGTGATGGCCGGCAACACGGTGGTCGTCGTGACCGCCAACGGCGGTGTGTTTGGTTTCCGCCCTGAATAA
- the der gene encoding ribosome biogenesis GTPase Der, whose product MKPVVALVGRPNVGKSTLFNRLTQTRDAIVADFAGLTRDRHYGNGRLGKHEFIVIDTGGFEPDAGSGIYKEMAKQTRQAVAEADVVIFVVDAREGLSAQDHDIANELRRLGKPCVLAANKAEGMHDGTKLVDFYELGFGDVHGVSAAHGQGMRDLVELALAPLNLPDPDDEAEEDDVNKPIKLAVAGRPNVGKSTLINTWLGEERLVAFDLPGTTRDAISVPFERNGQRFELIDTAGLRRKGKVFEAIEKFSVVKTLQAIESANVVLLLLDATQGVTDQDAHIAGYILESGRAVVIAINKWDAVDSYQREQIQRQIETRLPFLKFASLHFISAIKRQGLGPVWQAIAQAHKSATRKMSTPVLTRLLLEAVQFQAPKRAGMFRPKLRYAHQGGMNPPVIIIHGNSLEHVTEAYKRFLEGRFRKEFDLVGTPLRIQFKSSQNPFADKDE is encoded by the coding sequence ATGAAGCCGGTCGTGGCCCTGGTCGGGCGCCCGAATGTCGGCAAATCGACCCTGTTCAACCGCCTGACGCAGACACGCGACGCCATCGTCGCCGACTTTGCCGGCCTCACGCGCGACCGCCACTACGGCAACGGCCGCCTGGGCAAGCACGAGTTCATCGTGATCGACACCGGCGGCTTCGAGCCCGACGCCGGCAGCGGCATCTACAAGGAAATGGCCAAGCAGACGCGCCAGGCCGTGGCCGAGGCCGACGTGGTGATCTTCGTGGTCGATGCGCGCGAAGGCCTCTCGGCGCAGGACCACGACATTGCCAACGAACTGCGGCGGCTCGGCAAGCCCTGCGTGCTGGCGGCCAACAAGGCCGAAGGCATGCACGACGGCACCAAACTGGTCGACTTCTACGAGCTCGGCTTCGGCGACGTGCACGGCGTGTCCGCCGCGCACGGGCAGGGCATGCGCGACCTGGTCGAACTGGCGCTCGCGCCATTGAACCTGCCCGATCCTGACGACGAAGCCGAAGAAGACGACGTCAACAAGCCGATCAAGCTCGCCGTGGCGGGCCGTCCCAACGTGGGCAAGTCCACGCTGATCAACACCTGGCTCGGCGAAGAGCGCCTGGTTGCTTTCGACCTGCCGGGCACGACGCGCGATGCCATCTCGGTGCCGTTCGAGCGCAATGGCCAGCGCTTCGAGCTGATCGACACGGCGGGCCTGCGACGCAAGGGCAAGGTGTTCGAGGCGATCGAGAAGTTCTCGGTGGTCAAGACGCTGCAGGCCATCGAGTCGGCCAACGTCGTGCTGTTGCTGCTCGACGCCACCCAGGGCGTGACCGACCAGGACGCGCACATTGCCGGCTACATCCTCGAGAGCGGACGCGCGGTGGTGATTGCCATCAACAAATGGGACGCCGTCGACAGCTACCAGCGCGAGCAGATCCAGCGCCAGATCGAAACCCGGCTGCCGTTCCTCAAGTTCGCGTCGCTGCATTTCATCTCGGCCATCAAGCGCCAGGGCCTCGGCCCCGTGTGGCAGGCCATCGCGCAGGCGCACAAGTCGGCCACGCGGAAGATGTCGACGCCGGTGCTGACCCGGCTGCTGCTGGAAGCCGTGCAGTTCCAGGCGCCCAAGCGGGCGGGCATGTTCCGGCCCAAGCTGCGCTATGCGCACCAGGGGGGCATGAATCCGCCGGTGATCATCATCCATGGCAATTCGCTGGAACATGTCACCGAGGCCTACAAGCGTTTTCTCGAAGGCCGTTTCCGCAAGGAATTCGACCTGGTGGGCACGCCCTTGCGCATCCAGTTCAAAAGCTCGCAAAATCCATTTGCGGACAAAGACGAATAA
- the hfq gene encoding RNA chaperone Hfq: protein MSNKGQLLQDPFLNTLRREHVPVSIYLVNGIKLQGQIESFDQYVVLLRNTVTQMVYKHAISTIVPGRAVNFSAAENDDAAA from the coding sequence GTGAGCAATAAAGGGCAACTTCTACAAGACCCGTTTCTGAACACCCTGCGTCGCGAGCATGTGCCGGTCTCCATTTATCTGGTGAACGGTATCAAGCTGCAGGGCCAGATCGAGTCTTTCGACCAGTACGTCGTGTTGCTTCGCAATACGGTGACGCAAATGGTCTACAAGCACGCCATTTCCACCATCGTGCCGGGTCGTGCCGTCAATTTCTCGGCTGCCGAGAACGACGACGCCGCAGCCTGA
- the hflX gene encoding GTPase HflX: MSELNSRQEGAAVLVGVDFGLPHFDSELEELGLLAQTAGLVPVARLVCKRKAPDAALFVGSGKADEIKELAALHQASEVIFDQSLSPAQQRNLERQLDVAVYDRTFLILEIFAQRARSHEGKLQVELARLQYLSTRLVRRWSHLERQTGGAGVRGGPGEKQIELDRRMISESIKRTRERLAKVQKQRGTQRRQRERRETFNISLVGYTNAGKSSLFNALVKARAYAADQLFATLDTTTRNLYLGDARRQVSISDTVGFIRDLPHGLVDAFKATLQEAVDADLLLHVVDASNPHYPEQMAEVQSVLRDIGADTVPQLLVFNKLDALETSQHPHHLQDEMEIDGVRVPRIFLSARSGEGVPLLRAELARRSGSVGDTMTPEADTELHDTAN; encoded by the coding sequence TTGTCTGAACTGAACTCCCGCCAGGAAGGCGCCGCCGTTCTCGTCGGCGTCGATTTCGGGCTGCCCCATTTCGACAGCGAACTCGAGGAACTCGGCCTGCTCGCGCAGACTGCCGGCCTCGTGCCTGTCGCGCGCCTCGTGTGCAAGCGCAAGGCGCCCGACGCGGCGCTCTTCGTCGGAAGCGGCAAGGCCGACGAAATCAAGGAACTGGCCGCGCTGCACCAGGCCAGCGAGGTCATCTTCGACCAGTCGCTGAGCCCCGCGCAGCAGCGCAATCTCGAGCGCCAGCTCGACGTGGCGGTCTATGACCGCACGTTCCTCATCCTCGAAATCTTCGCCCAGCGCGCACGCTCGCACGAAGGCAAGCTGCAGGTCGAGCTTGCCCGGCTGCAGTACCTGAGCACGCGGCTGGTCCGCCGCTGGTCCCACCTCGAGCGCCAGACGGGTGGCGCGGGCGTGCGCGGCGGCCCGGGCGAAAAGCAGATCGAGCTCGACCGCCGGATGATCAGCGAATCGATCAAGCGCACGCGCGAGCGGCTGGCCAAGGTGCAAAAGCAGCGCGGCACGCAGCGACGCCAGCGAGAGCGCCGTGAAACCTTCAACATCTCGCTGGTGGGATACACCAATGCGGGCAAGTCGTCGCTGTTCAATGCGCTGGTCAAGGCGCGCGCCTATGCGGCCGACCAGCTCTTTGCCACGCTGGACACCACCACGCGCAATCTCTATCTCGGCGATGCCCGCCGGCAGGTTTCCATTTCGGACACGGTGGGCTTCATCCGCGACTTGCCGCACGGGCTGGTCGATGCATTCAAGGCCACGCTGCAGGAGGCCGTCGATGCCGACCTGCTGCTGCACGTGGTCGATGCTTCCAACCCGCATTACCCCGAGCAGATGGCCGAGGTGCAATCGGTGCTGCGCGACATCGGCGCCGACACCGTTCCGCAGCTTCTGGTGTTCAACAAGCTCGACGCTCTTGAAACCTCGCAGCATCCGCATCATCTGCAGGACGAAATGGAAATAGACGGCGTGCGGGTCCCGCGTATCTTCCTCAGTGCCCGCAGCGGCGAGGGCGTGCCCCTGCTGCGCGCCGAGCTGGCCCGGCGGTCGGGCTCCGTGGGCGATACGATGACCCCAGAAGCCGACACTGAATTGCACGATACCGCCAATTGA
- the hflK gene encoding FtsH protease activity modulator HflK encodes MFNLNDGRWGRGDEPSSSGDRPTANRPPDADPPGAPTPPPSGNNNNGNRPRGQGPNQGPPDLDELWRDLNRKLGGFFGGKGGGGNRPTGGNNGGGGGNGYRPDMKNAGFGLGLVAAVAVLIWLGTGFFIVNEGQQAVVTQFGNYKATVNAGFNWRLPYPIQRHEVVVTSQIRSTDVGRDAIVRSTGLRESAMLTEDENIVEIKFAVQYRLSNARAWLYQSKSPAETIIQVAESSVREVVGKMKMDAALAEERDQIAPRVRQLMQTILDRYEIGVEVVGINLQQGGVRPPEQVQAAFDDVLKAGQERERAKNDAQAYANDVVPRATGTASRLKEESEAYKARIVAQAQGDAGRFSAVLAEYQKAPQVTRDRMYTDAMQQIYASTTKVLVDSKQGSNLLYLPLDKLIQQSGNNPPATPVDAASPSVAGTAPAQSSVIPVAPASGDNRARDGRSRDRDVR; translated from the coding sequence ATGTTCAACCTGAACGATGGCCGATGGGGTCGCGGCGACGAGCCGTCATCCAGCGGCGATCGCCCGACAGCCAACCGGCCCCCGGATGCAGATCCTCCGGGCGCTCCGACGCCACCGCCTTCGGGCAACAACAACAACGGCAATCGCCCCCGCGGCCAGGGTCCCAACCAGGGCCCGCCCGATCTCGATGAACTCTGGCGCGACCTCAATCGCAAGCTCGGCGGCTTTTTCGGCGGCAAGGGCGGCGGTGGCAACCGCCCCACGGGCGGCAACAACGGCGGCGGTGGTGGCAACGGCTACCGGCCCGACATGAAGAACGCCGGCTTCGGCCTCGGGCTGGTTGCAGCCGTGGCCGTGCTCATCTGGCTCGGCACCGGCTTCTTCATCGTGAACGAAGGCCAGCAGGCCGTGGTGACCCAGTTCGGCAACTACAAGGCGACCGTGAACGCCGGCTTCAACTGGCGGCTGCCGTATCCCATCCAGCGCCACGAAGTCGTCGTGACTTCGCAGATCCGCTCCACGGACGTGGGCCGCGACGCCATCGTGCGCTCCACCGGCCTGCGCGAATCGGCCATGCTGACCGAGGACGAGAACATCGTCGAGATCAAGTTCGCGGTGCAGTACCGCCTGAGCAACGCGCGCGCCTGGCTCTACCAGAGCAAGTCGCCGGCCGAGACCATCATCCAGGTGGCTGAAAGCTCGGTGCGCGAAGTGGTCGGCAAGATGAAGATGGATGCAGCGCTGGCCGAGGAGCGGGACCAGATCGCCCCGCGCGTGCGGCAACTGATGCAGACCATTCTCGACCGCTACGAGATCGGTGTCGAAGTCGTCGGCATCAACCTGCAGCAGGGCGGCGTGCGCCCGCCCGAACAGGTGCAGGCCGCATTCGACGACGTGCTCAAGGCCGGCCAGGAACGCGAACGCGCCAAGAACGATGCGCAGGCCTATGCCAACGACGTGGTGCCGCGCGCCACCGGTACCGCATCGCGCCTGAAGGAAGAATCCGAAGCCTACAAGGCACGGATCGTTGCACAGGCCCAAGGCGATGCCGGCCGCTTCAGTGCCGTGCTGGCCGAGTACCAGAAGGCCCCGCAGGTCACGCGCGACCGCATGTACACCGATGCCATGCAGCAGATCTATGCCAGCACCACCAAGGTGCTGGTCGACAGCAAGCAAGGCTCCAACCTGCTGTACCTGCCGCTGGACAAGCTCATCCAGCAGAGCGGCAACAATCCCCCCGCGACGCCGGTCGATGCGGCCAGCCCCAGCGTGGCCGGCACGGCGCCGGCCCAGTCGTCGGTGATCCCGGTGGCGCCGGCTTCGGGTGACAACCGTGCCCGCGACGGCCGTTCGCGCGACCGAGACGTCCGCTGA
- the hflC gene encoding protease modulator HflC — MNRIGFIASSILVLLVLLSSTLFVVDQRQFGVVYSLGQIKDVIIEPGLNFKLPPPFQNVSYIDKRLLTLSSIDTEPMLTAEKQRVVIDWYVRWRISDPRAYIRNVGLDENAGAMQLNRVVRNAFQENINKRTVRDLISVRREALMADVQREVLAVVKGAKPWGVDVVDVRITRVDYVEAITESVYRRMEAERKRVANELRSTGYAEGEKIRADADRQREVIVANAYRDAQKIKGEGDAQAASAYSEAFGRDPQFAQFYRSLEAYKQSFNKKSDVMVVDPSSDFFRAMQGAGTPAGNAPRR, encoded by the coding sequence ATGAACAGAATCGGATTCATCGCCTCGTCGATCCTCGTCTTGCTGGTGCTCCTGAGCTCGACCCTCTTCGTGGTCGACCAGCGCCAGTTCGGCGTGGTCTATTCCCTCGGCCAGATCAAGGACGTGATCATCGAGCCCGGCCTCAACTTCAAGCTGCCGCCGCCGTTCCAGAACGTGTCGTACATCGACAAGCGCCTGCTGACGCTGTCCAGCATCGACACCGAGCCGATGCTGACGGCCGAGAAGCAGCGCGTGGTCATCGACTGGTACGTGCGCTGGCGCATCAGCGATCCGCGGGCCTACATCCGCAACGTCGGCCTCGACGAGAACGCCGGCGCCATGCAGCTCAACCGCGTGGTGCGCAATGCCTTCCAGGAAAACATCAACAAGCGCACCGTGCGCGACCTGATCTCGGTGCGCCGCGAGGCCCTCATGGCCGACGTGCAGCGCGAAGTGCTGGCCGTGGTGAAGGGCGCCAAGCCTTGGGGCGTGGACGTGGTCGACGTGCGCATCACGCGGGTCGACTATGTGGAAGCCATCACCGAATCGGTCTATCGCCGCATGGAGGCCGAGCGCAAGCGCGTGGCCAACGAACTGCGTTCGACCGGCTACGCCGAAGGCGAAAAGATCCGCGCCGATGCCGACCGCCAGCGTGAAGTGATCGTGGCCAATGCCTATCGCGACGCCCAGAAGATCAAGGGCGAGGGCGATGCCCAGGCCGCTTCCGCCTACAGCGAGGCCTTTGGCCGCGACCCGCAGTTCGCGCAGTTCTACCGCAGCCTCGAGGCCTACAAGCAGAGCTTCAACAAGAAGAGCGACGTGATGGTGGTCGATCCTTCGTCGGACTTCTTCCGCGCCATGCAGGGCGCTGGCACGCCAGCGGGCAACGCGCCACGCCGCTGA
- a CDS encoding DUF2065 domain-containing protein → MSAEIFWSALALVLVIEGILPFVSPGGWRRGFGQLMQLRDGQLRFFGLCSILLGLFLLWVLG, encoded by the coding sequence GTGAGCGCCGAAATATTCTGGAGCGCGCTGGCGCTGGTCCTGGTGATCGAAGGCATCCTGCCGTTCGTGTCGCCCGGGGGCTGGCGGCGCGGCTTCGGCCAGCTCATGCAACTGCGCGATGGCCAGCTGCGCTTCTTCGGACTTTGCAGCATCTTGCTGGGATTGTTTCTGCTTTGGGTTTTGGGGTAG